From a region of the Rhodococcus sp. 4CII genome:
- a CDS encoding TIGR03086 family metal-binding protein: MPFDKTVVVPLDPDATFDLVTRPERLRRWQTVAARVDLQAGGEYRWTVVPGHSATGTFHEIVPGKRVVFTWGWEGDDELPPGTSTVTVTLTPTAGGTEVRLVHDGLTDAQAARHAEGWNHYLDRLVAAAQNSDAGPDEWAAAPDPLDELSSAEATLAVVQRVLRDVTADDMSAQTACTEFTVSQLADHLVGSITALGGAAGAQFDDDPTAPVEIRIADLAQPALEAWRGRGLDGTVTIGPNDIPATVAAGILSIEFLVHAWDFAAATGRPAAIPEPLAEYVLTLAHKIISPEGRKAVGFDDPVPAPHTSDAVTRLVAYTGRHPSPAA; this comes from the coding sequence ATGCCTTTCGACAAAACCGTCGTCGTCCCGCTGGACCCGGACGCGACATTCGACCTCGTCACCCGACCGGAACGCTTGCGGCGGTGGCAGACCGTCGCCGCCCGCGTCGACCTGCAGGCGGGCGGCGAGTACCGATGGACCGTCGTCCCCGGACACTCCGCCACCGGCACGTTCCACGAGATCGTCCCCGGCAAGCGGGTGGTGTTCACCTGGGGATGGGAAGGCGACGACGAACTCCCGCCGGGCACGTCCACCGTGACGGTGACACTCACCCCCACAGCCGGCGGAACCGAGGTGCGCCTCGTGCACGACGGACTCACCGACGCCCAGGCCGCACGCCACGCGGAAGGCTGGAACCATTACCTGGATCGTCTCGTCGCCGCCGCGCAGAACAGCGACGCCGGCCCCGACGAGTGGGCCGCCGCACCCGACCCGCTCGACGAACTGTCCAGTGCCGAAGCCACACTGGCCGTCGTCCAACGGGTCCTGCGCGACGTCACGGCGGACGACATGTCTGCGCAGACGGCATGCACCGAGTTCACCGTCTCCCAGCTCGCCGATCACCTGGTCGGCTCGATCACCGCCCTCGGCGGCGCGGCGGGCGCGCAGTTCGACGACGACCCCACCGCACCCGTCGAGATCAGAATCGCCGACCTCGCTCAGCCCGCACTGGAGGCGTGGCGCGGGCGTGGCCTGGACGGCACGGTGACAATCGGTCCGAACGACATCCCCGCCACCGTCGCCGCAGGGATCCTCTCGATCGAATTCCTGGTCCACGCCTGGGATTTCGCGGCCGCGACCGGGCGGCCGGCGGCCATCCCGGAACCTCTCGCCGAATACGTGCTGACGTTGGCACACAAGATCATCTCGCCCGAGGGCAGGAAGGCCGTCGGCTTCGACGACCCCGTACCCGCCCCGCACACCAGCGACGCGGTGACCCGGCTCGTCGCCTACACCGGCCGTCACCCCTCCCCGGCAGCCTGA
- a CDS encoding MarR family transcriptional regulator: MTAETSDAAAATNWLTPAEMRAWRGYMDGNQRLMDILNRDLQEKHDLSLADYRILVLLSESPDGSLRMSDLADGVLSSRSRLTHQIRRMEAQGMVGRDTCVEDGRGVLAVITDEGRARLAAAAPTHVAGVRSNLVDLLTKSQLKVLAEVFERVDKAIGDR; the protein is encoded by the coding sequence GTGACAGCAGAAACCTCCGACGCCGCAGCAGCGACCAATTGGTTGACCCCTGCCGAGATGCGCGCATGGCGCGGGTACATGGACGGCAACCAGCGGCTGATGGATATCCTGAACCGGGATCTGCAGGAGAAACACGATCTCTCCCTGGCGGACTACCGGATTTTGGTACTGCTGTCCGAGTCTCCGGACGGTTCGCTGCGCATGAGCGATCTCGCGGACGGCGTCCTCTCCTCCCGCAGCCGCCTCACCCACCAGATCCGGCGGATGGAGGCGCAGGGCATGGTCGGCCGCGACACGTGCGTCGAGGACGGTCGTGGGGTGCTGGCCGTCATCACCGACGAAGGTCGCGCCCGGCTCGCCGCCGCGGCGCCCACTCATGTAGCCGGGGTGCGCAGCAACCTCGTCGATCTGCTCACCAAGTCGCAGCTGAAAGTTCTCGCCGAGGTGTTCGAACGCGTCGACAAGGCCATCGGCGACCGCTGA
- a CDS encoding TfoX/Sxy family protein, whose protein sequence is MKMPKPSEEDKQFFRSLIPDTPGVEVKPMFGNLGAFVNGNMFAGLLGPSVGIRLLTEQAKDELASADGVGPFGPGEKPMREYLALPDQWRNTPDLATPWVERALAEIAELPPKQPKSGKK, encoded by the coding sequence GTGAAGATGCCGAAACCCTCCGAGGAGGACAAACAGTTCTTCCGGTCGTTGATCCCCGACACCCCCGGCGTCGAGGTGAAACCGATGTTCGGCAACCTCGGCGCCTTCGTCAACGGGAACATGTTCGCCGGACTTCTCGGGCCGAGCGTCGGGATCCGGCTCCTCACCGAGCAGGCGAAGGACGAACTGGCGTCCGCCGACGGCGTCGGCCCGTTCGGTCCGGGAGAGAAGCCGATGCGCGAATACCTGGCCCTGCCGGACCAGTGGCGGAACACCCCGGACCTCGCCACACCCTGGGTCGAACGCGCGCTCGCCGAGATCGCCGAACTGCCGCCGAAACAACCGAAGTCCGGGAAGAAGTAG
- a CDS encoding maleylpyruvate isomerase family mycothiol-dependent enzyme, whose translation MTTSSPWPTIHDERRALVDDLEPLTEEQWSTPSLCERWTVRDVFAHMTATEKMTPPKFVGKLVGSGFRINTMFEKDIAREEEGTPAEALDEFRAHMGDSTHPPGPIDAMLGEMIVHGEDIRRPLGIAHDYPMDAVVRVADFYKNSNLLIGSKSRVAGLTLRATDTDWTTGSGPEVSGPMLALVLAMTGRSAALGELGGDGLGQLKSALSK comes from the coding sequence ATGACAACGTCAAGCCCCTGGCCCACGATTCACGACGAACGCCGCGCCCTGGTGGACGACCTCGAACCGCTGACCGAAGAGCAGTGGTCGACGCCGTCGCTCTGCGAGCGGTGGACAGTGCGGGACGTGTTCGCGCACATGACGGCGACGGAGAAGATGACGCCGCCGAAGTTCGTCGGAAAACTCGTCGGATCGGGATTCCGCATCAACACCATGTTCGAGAAGGACATCGCCCGCGAAGAAGAAGGAACACCGGCCGAGGCGCTCGACGAATTCCGGGCACACATGGGCGACTCCACGCATCCGCCCGGCCCCATCGACGCCATGCTCGGCGAGATGATCGTCCACGGCGAGGACATCCGCCGCCCACTCGGCATCGCGCACGACTACCCGATGGACGCCGTCGTCCGCGTCGCCGACTTCTACAAGAATTCCAACCTGCTCATCGGCTCGAAGTCCCGGGTCGCGGGCCTGACGCTGCGAGCCACCGACACCGACTGGACCACGGGATCGGGGCCGGAGGTCTCCGGTCCGATGCTCGCACTCGTCCTGGCGATGACGGGTCGCAGCGCCGCCCTCGGCGAACTCGGTGGCGACGGTCTCGGCCAGCTGAAGTCCGCCCTCTCGAAGTAA
- a CDS encoding ArsR/SmtB family transcription factor, producing MLDQLEVAAEPTRRRLMQLLTSGEQTVNNLAAHFPASRSAISQHLRVLTEAGLVTARKDGRFRYYRLDPQGLVQLRALFDSFWIDELDRLVADATEEAASKGDS from the coding sequence GTGCTCGATCAGTTGGAAGTCGCAGCTGAGCCCACCCGGAGACGCCTCATGCAACTGCTGACATCTGGTGAACAGACCGTCAACAACCTCGCCGCACACTTCCCCGCGAGCCGGTCGGCGATATCGCAACATCTCAGGGTGCTCACCGAGGCGGGACTGGTCACTGCGCGCAAGGACGGACGCTTCAGGTATTACCGGCTCGACCCACAGGGACTCGTGCAACTCCGCGCGTTGTTCGACTCCTTCTGGATCGACGAACTCGACCGGCTCGTCGCGGACGCCACCGAGGAAGCAGCTTCCAAAGGAGACAGTTGA
- a CDS encoding VOC family protein → MPIKSEYTQGTPNWVDLQARDQDAAKKFYSELFGWEYDDRPMPEGPVYSMATLRGENVAAIAPLQPDAAAAGAPANWNTYIAVDDVDATVGKVPAAGGQVLMPAFDVGEAGRMTFVTDPTGAAVGLWQANKHIGASLVGDPGACVWNELNTGDVDAAVAFYTSVFGITTSQMSMGPEYTYTLFEVGGDQVCGCGQPLTAGTPNHWRVYFAVEDVDASAAKVVALGGKIVEEAMDIPTVGRMAGVADPEGAVFSIMTPAERQES, encoded by the coding sequence ATGCCCATCAAATCGGAATACACCCAGGGGACACCGAACTGGGTCGACCTCCAAGCCCGCGATCAGGACGCGGCCAAGAAGTTCTATTCCGAACTGTTCGGCTGGGAGTACGACGACCGGCCGATGCCCGAAGGTCCCGTCTACTCCATGGCCACCCTGCGCGGCGAGAACGTCGCCGCCATCGCGCCACTGCAACCCGACGCGGCCGCGGCCGGGGCGCCCGCGAATTGGAACACCTACATCGCGGTCGACGACGTCGATGCGACCGTCGGGAAGGTCCCCGCCGCCGGCGGCCAGGTTCTGATGCCGGCGTTCGACGTGGGGGAAGCCGGCCGCATGACCTTCGTCACCGACCCCACCGGAGCGGCCGTCGGATTGTGGCAGGCGAACAAGCACATCGGCGCCTCCCTCGTCGGCGACCCCGGCGCCTGCGTCTGGAACGAACTGAACACCGGCGACGTCGACGCGGCAGTTGCGTTCTACACCAGCGTCTTCGGGATCACGACGTCGCAGATGTCCATGGGTCCGGAATACACCTACACGCTGTTCGAGGTGGGCGGAGACCAGGTGTGTGGGTGTGGGCAGCCGCTGACGGCAGGCACACCGAACCACTGGCGCGTCTACTTCGCGGTCGAGGACGTCGACGCCAGCGCCGCGAAGGTCGTGGCACTCGGCGGCAAGATCGTCGAAGAGGCGATGGACATCCCCACCGTAGGCCGGATGGCCGGCGTCGCCGACCCGGAGGGCGCAGTCTTCAGCATCATGACGCCCGCGGAACGTCAGGAATCCTGA